One Pseudomonadota bacterium DNA window includes the following coding sequences:
- the hisC gene encoding histidinol-phosphate transaminase, with translation MSRFWSDVVSRLSPYVPGEQAESKTVIKLNTNESPYGPSKKAIEAIARCVGDDLRLYPDPRCSKLREAIASSEGLTVDNVFVGNGSDEVLAHVFRGLFKSNQPVLFPDITYSFYPSYCRLFDLCYEEIPLNADFLIDIEDYSKGNGGIILPNPNAPTGIDIGLPSIRRLLESQSDKTVVIDEAYVDFGAASSVVLIQEFPNLVVTRSLSKSHALAGLRVGYALGHADLIEALHRVKDSFNSYPVDRLASAGAIAAIEDRDYLNKVRLDIMFNRERLSSGLSALGFLVLPSATNFVFARHERFSARVLYHELRQADILVRHFTRPTRIEDFLRITVGTEEMVGQMLERLQLILAH, from the coding sequence ATGAGTCGTTTTTGGAGTGATGTGGTCAGTCGGCTGAGTCCCTACGTTCCCGGAGAGCAGGCTGAGTCAAAAACGGTCATTAAACTTAATACGAACGAAAGTCCATACGGACCCAGTAAAAAGGCGATCGAGGCGATTGCAAGGTGTGTGGGTGATGACCTTCGGTTGTATCCAGATCCGCGTTGCTCAAAGCTGCGTGAGGCGATTGCTTCTTCGGAGGGCTTAACCGTCGATAATGTTTTTGTTGGCAATGGTTCAGACGAAGTTCTGGCGCATGTTTTTCGCGGGCTCTTTAAGTCTAACCAGCCGGTTTTGTTTCCAGATATTACGTACAGTTTTTATCCAAGTTATTGCCGGTTGTTTGATTTATGCTATGAAGAAATTCCGCTAAATGCTGATTTCCTGATCGACATAGAAGATTATTCAAAGGGAAATGGCGGTATTATTCTGCCTAACCCTAATGCGCCGACTGGAATTGATATTGGACTTCCTTCAATTCGTAGATTGTTGGAAAGTCAATCTGATAAAACGGTAGTCATTGATGAAGCTTATGTCGATTTTGGCGCGGCATCCTCTGTGGTACTTATCCAAGAGTTTCCGAACCTCGTGGTGACTCGTTCTCTCTCGAAGTCGCATGCGCTAGCAGGACTGCGCGTTGGGTACGCGTTGGGACATGCTGATTTGATAGAGGCTTTGCATCGAGTTAAGGACAGCTTTAACTCGTACCCTGTTGATCGACTTGCTTCAGCTGGAGCGATTGCAGCGATAGAAGATCGCGATTATTTGAATAAAGTGCGACTCGATATTATGTTTAATCGTGAAAGGCTCTCGTCTGGATTATCGGCGTTAGGGTTTTTAGTTTTGCCTTCGGCAACTAATTTTGTGTTTGCGCGTCATGAGCGGTTCTCAGCTCGGGTGCTGTACCATGAACTTCGGCAAGCCGATATTCTTGTGCGGCACTTTACTCGCCCAACTCGAATTGAGGATTTTCTTCGCATCACTGTTGGAACTGAGGAGATGGTTGGGCAGATGCTCGAGCGTTTGCAATTAATCCTCGCGCATTGA
- the hisB gene encoding imidazoleglycerol-phosphate dehydratase HisB — protein sequence MDRIAKVERSTLETQISVEVNLDGVGKSDISTGIGFFDHMLDQVARHGLFDLSIKAEGDLHIDIHHTVEDIGITLGQAFAKALPDKKGTFRYGYCYVPLDEALSRVVVDLSGRPGLEYSVNYVRGRIGDFDVDVIREFFQGFVNQAKVTLHIDNLKGINAHHQAETVFKAFGRALRMAVAVDVRSGGALPSTKGQL from the coding sequence ATGGATAGAATTGCTAAAGTCGAAAGAAGTACGCTCGAAACTCAAATTTCGGTAGAGGTTAACTTGGACGGCGTTGGAAAGTCTGATATCAGTACAGGAATTGGATTTTTCGATCACATGCTTGACCAAGTTGCACGTCATGGGTTATTTGATCTTTCCATAAAGGCTGAGGGGGACCTCCATATTGATATCCATCATACGGTGGAGGATATTGGTATCACGCTGGGCCAAGCTTTTGCTAAAGCGCTTCCTGATAAAAAGGGAACCTTTAGGTATGGTTATTGCTATGTTCCCCTCGATGAAGCTCTGTCGCGAGTAGTGGTTGATTTGTCGGGAAGGCCAGGCCTAGAGTATTCAGTCAATTATGTTCGAGGCCGCATCGGTGACTTTGATGTTGATGTGATCCGAGAATTTTTTCAAGGTTTTGTGAATCAAGCGAAGGTTACTCTTCATATCGATAATTTGAAGGGGATCAATGCGCACCATCAAGCTGAAACAGTATTTAAGGCATTTGGCCGCGCACTGCGTATGGCCGTGGCCGTTGATGTGCGCAGTGGTGGTGCTCTCCCTTCAACTAAGGGGCAACTCTAG
- the hisG gene encoding ATP phosphoribosyltransferase has protein sequence MALSKGRILEDTLPFLKGMGIHLLDDPEKSRKLIIGTSDPRLRIIIVRASDVPTYVQRGAADLGVAGKDVLLEHDGKGMYEPLDLGIAQCKLMVAVPEGVDYANVIRSGARLRVATKYEKAARNHFAQKGVHIDLIKLYGSMELAPLVGLADAIVDLVSSGKTLKANKLVAVEEVRQISSRLIVSAASLKLKHAMVQPIIDAFRLAVNTLKRSND, from the coding sequence ATGGCTCTTTCCAAAGGACGCATCCTTGAGGACACCTTGCCTTTTTTAAAGGGCATGGGGATACATCTGCTTGATGATCCCGAAAAATCGAGAAAACTAATTATCGGGACTTCTGACCCCAGATTGCGCATTATCATTGTTCGGGCGAGTGATGTGCCGACGTATGTTCAAAGAGGGGCTGCTGATCTTGGAGTCGCGGGTAAGGATGTATTACTCGAGCATGATGGAAAGGGCATGTATGAGCCGCTAGATCTGGGGATTGCTCAATGCAAATTGATGGTAGCGGTGCCAGAGGGCGTAGATTACGCCAATGTTATTCGTTCTGGAGCGCGCCTGAGGGTGGCTACGAAATATGAAAAAGCCGCACGGAATCATTTTGCCCAGAAGGGAGTTCATATTGATTTGATTAAACTTTATGGCTCAATGGAGCTCGCTCCTTTAGTTGGTTTGGCTGATGCGATTGTTGATCTTGTATCGAGTGGTAAAACACTAAAGGCGAATAAACTTGTGGCTGTAGAGGAGGTTCGTCAGATCAGTTCCCGATTAATTGTGAGTGCTGCATCATTAAAGTTAAAGCATGCAATGGTGCAACCGATTATAGATGCCTTTAGGCTGGCGGTGAATACATTAAAGAGGTCTAATGATTAA
- the mlaD gene encoding outer membrane lipid asymmetry maintenance protein MlaD, with protein sequence MERSVIDLWVGVFVAAGIGALLFLALKAGNVDSIIKSEGYKVSAEFDNIGGLKAKAPVKSAGVIVGRVDSVTFSNQSLRAVVNLNLDKQFQFPADSSVSILTSGLLGDQFVGIDPGGALENLEDGDRVRITQSAIVLEKVIGQFLYGKMSEKKSD encoded by the coding sequence ATGGAAAGATCAGTTATCGACCTATGGGTTGGAGTGTTTGTGGCAGCGGGAATTGGAGCGCTTTTATTTTTGGCGCTTAAAGCTGGAAATGTGGACTCCATCATCAAATCAGAAGGTTATAAGGTGTCTGCAGAGTTCGACAACATTGGCGGGCTGAAAGCAAAAGCTCCTGTCAAAAGCGCTGGGGTTATTGTCGGGCGAGTTGATAGTGTAACTTTCAGTAACCAAAGTCTTAGAGCTGTGGTTAATCTTAACTTAGATAAGCAATTCCAGTTTCCTGCAGATAGCTCAGTCTCGATTCTCACGTCTGGCCTCCTGGGGGATCAGTTTGTGGGGATCGATCCAGGAGGTGCCCTTGAAAACTTAGAGGACGGGGATCGTGTTCGTATTACACAATCTGCTATTGTGTTGGAGAAGGTGATTGGTCAGTTCTTGTATGGAAAAATGTCTGAAAAAAAGAGTGATTAG
- the murA gene encoding UDP-N-acetylglucosamine 1-carboxyvinyltransferase, which yields MEKLVIQGGVELFGEVNVSGAKNAALPILCASLLTSEVVRIRNLPHLQDVTTMLTLLGHIGVDVELDEKMGVLLSAKDVNRLQAPYELVRTMRASVLVLGPLVARFGEAKVSLPGGCAIGQRPVDQHIKGLEAMGARVEIDQGYLYVTAKRLVAAEIVFDLVTVTGTENLMLAATLADGVTILRNAAMEPEVLDLAKCLSAMGAKITGAGTETIRIEGVQSLNGFDHAVMFDRIEAGTYMSAVAATRGELLLKGVDASIISSIMLKLTGAGAVIRHEGDNLLLTVSHQLNPIDIKTAPYPGFPTDMQAQFMALDTIADGTSTISETIFENRFMHAQELKRFGAKIEIQGNMAVIQGVNSLTGAEVMATDLRASAGLIIAGLIASGETAVGRIYHLDRGYERIEEKLGRLGAKIKRVAN from the coding sequence GTGGAGAAGCTTGTAATCCAAGGCGGAGTAGAGCTGTTTGGCGAAGTAAACGTGTCGGGGGCGAAGAATGCTGCGCTTCCAATACTTTGTGCGAGTCTTTTGACCTCGGAAGTTGTCCGAATTCGTAACTTACCTCATCTTCAAGACGTCACAACAATGCTGACCCTTTTGGGGCATATCGGTGTTGATGTTGAGCTCGATGAAAAGATGGGAGTCCTCTTGTCGGCGAAGGATGTGAATCGGTTGCAAGCGCCTTATGAATTAGTGAGAACTATGCGGGCTTCGGTACTGGTTTTAGGGCCGCTTGTGGCTCGGTTCGGCGAAGCGAAAGTGTCCTTGCCAGGAGGGTGTGCGATAGGGCAGCGCCCTGTCGATCAGCACATTAAGGGCCTTGAAGCCATGGGCGCTCGCGTTGAAATTGACCAAGGGTACCTTTATGTTACCGCCAAACGATTAGTAGCCGCAGAGATTGTTTTTGATCTTGTTACGGTGACTGGTACAGAGAACCTTATGTTAGCCGCAACCTTGGCCGATGGTGTCACCATTTTGAGAAATGCTGCGATGGAGCCCGAGGTTTTAGATCTTGCTAAGTGCCTATCGGCTATGGGAGCTAAAATTACGGGCGCAGGTACGGAGACCATTAGAATTGAAGGCGTTCAGTCGCTCAATGGATTTGATCATGCTGTTATGTTTGACCGGATCGAGGCTGGGACCTATATGAGCGCAGTGGCGGCAACTCGTGGGGAACTATTACTTAAAGGAGTAGATGCGAGCATAATAAGTTCTATCATGTTAAAGCTCACAGGAGCAGGTGCTGTCATCAGGCATGAGGGGGATAACTTACTTTTAACTGTATCGCACCAGCTGAATCCAATAGACATAAAAACTGCGCCTTATCCTGGGTTTCCGACGGATATGCAGGCGCAGTTTATGGCTCTTGATACAATTGCCGATGGCACTAGTACTATCTCGGAAACTATTTTCGAGAATAGATTCATGCATGCACAAGAGCTCAAACGTTTCGGCGCGAAGATTGAAATCCAAGGTAATATGGCCGTTATTCAGGGAGTCAATTCACTTACTGGAGCCGAGGTAATGGCCACCGACCTTCGTGCGTCTGCTGGCTTGATCATTGCCGGCTTAATCGCCTCTGGTGAGACCGCTGTAGGTCGTATTTACCATCTGGATCGGGGTTATGAGCGGATCGAAGAAAAATTGGGGCGTTTAGGAGCAAAAATTAAGCGCGTTGCCAATTAG
- a CDS encoding ABC transporter ATP-binding protein, protein MHKPTDLIQFSALNFAYGQSTIFRNLDVGFAAGKVTAIMGGSGSGKTTILKLISGQVRPQQGKVTCEASVVNQMKHRELFAYRKKIGMLFQYGALFTDLNVFENVAFPLREQTALPESAIRDLVLMKLHAVGLRGVSKLMPAELSGGMARRVALARAIALDPSLMLYDEPFTGLDPISTAITGNLIRTLNDALGITSIFVTHDIKASFKVADEVVLLSRGSITVRGAPSELLDSKDPLVRQFVNGEVDGPVPFHFPSRPYEDDLEIGHGQI, encoded by the coding sequence ATGCACAAACCAACAGACTTAATACAATTTTCAGCGCTGAACTTCGCATACGGGCAATCTACAATTTTTCGGAATTTAGATGTCGGTTTTGCGGCGGGTAAGGTTACAGCCATTATGGGCGGTAGTGGGTCGGGAAAGACGACCATTCTTAAGCTGATTAGCGGGCAGGTGCGCCCGCAGCAAGGGAAAGTCACTTGCGAAGCAAGTGTCGTAAATCAAATGAAGCACCGAGAACTTTTTGCATATCGTAAAAAAATTGGTATGCTTTTTCAGTATGGAGCACTGTTTACTGATCTTAATGTTTTTGAGAATGTCGCGTTCCCCTTGAGAGAGCAAACTGCGTTACCAGAGTCGGCAATTAGAGATTTAGTGTTGATGAAGCTTCACGCAGTCGGGCTTAGGGGGGTCTCTAAGCTGATGCCAGCTGAACTGTCGGGAGGAATGGCGAGGCGGGTGGCCTTGGCGCGAGCTATTGCTCTGGACCCAAGCTTGATGCTTTATGATGAGCCCTTTACTGGGCTAGACCCGATATCTACTGCCATCACAGGGAACTTGATCAGGACGCTGAACGACGCTTTGGGCATTACCTCCATTTTTGTAACGCATGATATAAAGGCTTCGTTTAAGGTGGCCGACGAAGTGGTGTTGCTGTCTCGCGGATCTATAACGGTTAGAGGTGCGCCCAGCGAGTTACTCGATTCGAAAGATCCCCTAGTGCGCCAATTCGTCAATGGCGAGGTAGATGGTCCCGTGCCGTTTCATTTTCCTTCGAGACCTTATGAGGACGATTTGGAGATTGGGCATGGGCAGATCTGA
- a CDS encoding STAS domain-containing protein: MIIAGNAGSFKLRGELTMMTYVQRLEEAKAALAQGHLTIDFSDLQELDSSAIVFMLGCVRASSNKVVFKSLPNALSGLVSLYGVTDLLKIKLN, translated from the coding sequence GTGATAATTGCAGGAAATGCCGGTTCGTTCAAGCTGCGGGGTGAGTTAACCATGATGACTTATGTACAGCGGCTTGAGGAAGCTAAGGCCGCTTTGGCGCAAGGGCATCTCACGATTGATTTTTCGGATCTGCAGGAACTAGATTCCTCTGCAATCGTTTTTATGTTGGGCTGTGTAAGGGCTTCGAGCAATAAGGTGGTATTTAAGTCGTTGCCCAATGCGTTGAGCGGGCTCGTGAGTTTGTACGGGGTTACCGACCTCCTAAAGATTAAGCTGAACTAA
- a CDS encoding ABC transporter substrate-binding protein — translation MKVSNPLISVCFLFALGASNAFGADVKPDVLVRDVVAKIMHKVETDADIASGDMEKTIKFVEAQVAPHFDFPRMARLAVGRSWREATPKQRALIVQEFRTLLVRSYASAFTRFKGVKIQILPLRASEKPEWALVESLIKLPTAVAQPIALNYDMELIDGNWKVFDLQIDGASLIVNNRSLFQTEIQSSGIEGLIETLKQKNAQNVSTDSGAKR, via the coding sequence ATGAAAGTTTCTAATCCATTAATTAGTGTTTGTTTTTTGTTCGCGCTTGGCGCTTCAAATGCTTTTGGTGCAGACGTTAAGCCTGATGTGCTTGTGAGGGATGTCGTCGCTAAAATCATGCATAAGGTTGAGACCGATGCTGATATCGCTTCCGGGGACATGGAAAAAACAATTAAGTTCGTTGAAGCTCAAGTTGCACCCCATTTTGATTTTCCGAGAATGGCACGGTTGGCTGTCGGTAGGTCATGGCGCGAGGCTACGCCTAAGCAGAGGGCGCTAATCGTTCAGGAGTTTCGAACATTGTTAGTAAGATCGTATGCCTCAGCGTTCACCCGTTTCAAGGGGGTCAAAATTCAGATTCTACCCCTTCGTGCTTCAGAAAAACCAGAATGGGCGCTTGTTGAATCATTAATTAAATTGCCTACAGCGGTGGCTCAGCCGATCGCTTTGAATTACGACATGGAATTGATCGATGGCAACTGGAAAGTATTCGATTTGCAAATCGATGGTGCGAGTTTGATTGTTAACAACCGCAGTCTTTTTCAAACTGAGATCCAATCGTCTGGTATCGAAGGTTTAATTGAGACGCTGAAGCAGAAAAATGCCCAAAATGTCAGCACTGACAGCGGAGCTAAGCGGTGA
- a CDS encoding ABC transporter permease, with protein sequence MSGFSTLFLKEVLRFWKVPLQTLGAPVLTALLYLLIFSHALKNRISVYPDLEIDYATFLVPGLAMMSLLQNSFANTSSSLAQSKMMGSIVFILLTPLSHHAFFAAYISAACLRGLIVASGVIIASMFFVSIPISNIFYILFFGACGGVILGSLGLIAGIWADKFDQVAAFQNFVILPMTFLSGVFYSVESLPPLWQMISHANPFFYLNDGFRAGFFGRSDVPVEISICVVSMASLILSLGCLSLIRSGYKLRG encoded by the coding sequence ATGTCGGGGTTTAGTACTCTTTTCTTGAAGGAGGTTTTAAGGTTTTGGAAAGTGCCTCTTCAAACTCTCGGCGCTCCTGTCCTCACCGCTCTCCTTTACCTGCTGATTTTCTCTCATGCTCTCAAAAATAGAATCAGTGTTTATCCTGATTTAGAAATCGATTACGCGACCTTTTTAGTACCGGGGCTCGCCATGATGAGTTTGTTACAAAATTCTTTTGCTAATACGTCATCTAGTTTGGCTCAGTCAAAAATGATGGGCAGTATCGTTTTTATTCTGCTTACGCCGTTATCTCACCACGCGTTTTTTGCCGCGTATATCTCTGCAGCTTGCCTGAGAGGATTGATTGTAGCTTCAGGTGTAATCATTGCGTCAATGTTTTTTGTGAGCATTCCCATCAGTAATATTTTTTATATCTTATTCTTTGGTGCTTGCGGTGGCGTTATACTTGGTTCTCTGGGACTCATTGCGGGAATTTGGGCGGACAAATTTGACCAGGTTGCAGCCTTTCAAAATTTCGTTATTTTGCCTATGACTTTTTTGTCTGGAGTTTTTTATTCGGTAGAAAGTCTACCACCGCTTTGGCAGATGATCTCGCATGCTAACCCGTTTTTTTACTTGAATGATGGATTTCGTGCTGGGTTCTTTGGCAGGTCTGATGTGCCGGTTGAAATCAGTATTTGTGTTGTCTCAATGGCGAGTTTGATCTTATCATTGGGATGTTTGTCACTAATTCGGAGTGGTTATAAGCTCCGAGGTTAA
- the hisD gene encoding histidinol dehydrogenase, protein MIKVLRYEDACFDQQLRKTLAFEENSASAIEVVVDDILQQVRKYGDAALIALTNKFDQTQAASIEDLTVDREGLRSALSAVDSEVIKALRAASHRIESYHQRQVQGSWSYRDESGSLLGQKIVPLARVGLYVPGGKAAYPSSVLMNAIPARVAGVKEIVMMVPTPNGVVNPVVLAAAHIAGVGRVYQIGGAQAIGALAYGTQTIDKVDKIVGPGNAYVALAKKKVFGVVGIDMIAGPSEILIICDGKTNPDWIVMDLFSQAEHDELAQSILITNDELFLRRVQERVAALLPEMPRKSVIKKSLEDRGALILVKDLSEACKIANSIAPEHLELSVEEPGLLLDQIDNAGAIFMGRYTSEALGDYCAGPNHVLPTSGTARFSSPLGVYDFQKRTSLIEVSESGARDLGRIAAKLAREEGLEAHARSAEKRFQL, encoded by the coding sequence ATGATTAAGGTTCTTAGGTACGAGGACGCGTGTTTCGATCAGCAATTGAGAAAGACATTGGCTTTTGAGGAAAACTCTGCTTCGGCCATTGAGGTTGTTGTGGATGACATACTTCAGCAGGTCCGTAAGTATGGTGACGCTGCGCTCATTGCACTCACGAATAAATTTGATCAGACTCAAGCAGCATCGATCGAAGATTTAACGGTTGACCGAGAGGGTTTACGGTCGGCGCTCAGTGCTGTTGACAGTGAAGTTATTAAAGCGTTAAGGGCTGCTTCGCATCGCATAGAGAGTTACCATCAGCGACAGGTGCAGGGCTCCTGGTCTTATCGGGATGAGTCAGGAAGTCTTCTGGGTCAAAAGATTGTCCCTCTAGCTCGGGTTGGACTTTATGTTCCAGGAGGTAAAGCGGCTTATCCATCCTCTGTGTTGATGAATGCAATTCCAGCGCGTGTTGCTGGAGTTAAAGAGATTGTGATGATGGTGCCAACACCTAACGGCGTCGTTAACCCTGTCGTTCTTGCGGCGGCGCATATCGCTGGAGTAGGCCGGGTATATCAAATCGGTGGCGCACAAGCGATCGGCGCCCTTGCTTACGGGACCCAAACGATTGATAAGGTAGACAAGATCGTGGGCCCGGGCAACGCATACGTAGCATTAGCAAAGAAAAAGGTTTTTGGGGTCGTTGGCATTGATATGATCGCGGGACCGTCTGAGATTTTGATAATTTGTGATGGGAAGACTAATCCTGACTGGATAGTTATGGATCTCTTTTCTCAGGCTGAACATGACGAGTTGGCGCAATCGATTTTGATTACGAACGATGAGTTATTTTTGCGTCGGGTACAAGAAAGGGTTGCAGCACTTCTACCGGAGATGCCGCGTAAGTCAGTGATCAAAAAATCGTTAGAGGATCGCGGTGCATTGATTCTAGTTAAAGATCTTAGCGAGGCGTGTAAGATTGCTAACAGCATTGCTCCAGAGCATCTGGAGCTTTCTGTTGAGGAGCCTGGTTTGCTTTTAGATCAGATTGATAACGCGGGTGCGATTTTCATGGGTAGGTATACATCCGAGGCTCTTGGTGATTACTGTGCTGGACCTAATCATGTGTTGCCGACGTCGGGAACGGCTCGTTTTTCATCGCCGTTAGGCGTTTATGATTTTCAGAAGCGTACGAGTTTGATTGAGGTCAGCGAGTCTGGAGCTCGAGACCTAGGTCGTATCGCCGCTAAGCTGGCGCGAGAGGAAGGGCTTGAAGCTCACGCTCGATCGGCCGAAAAGAGATTTCAGCTATGA
- a CDS encoding BolA family transcriptional regulator: MVTPDDVKAYIEDSLACNHISVIGDGQHFEAVIVSAAFDGKSRLQRHQIVYIALGDRMKSEIHALSMKTFSPTEWEAQKG, encoded by the coding sequence ATGGTTACTCCAGATGATGTTAAAGCATACATAGAGGATTCGTTAGCCTGTAATCACATTTCGGTGATCGGCGATGGCCAACATTTTGAGGCAGTTATTGTAAGTGCGGCTTTTGATGGTAAAAGTCGGCTGCAGCGTCACCAGATCGTATATATAGCTTTGGGTGATCGCATGAAAAGCGAGATTCATGCGCTATCAATGAAGACATTTAGTCCAACTGAGTGGGAAGCTCAAAAAGGCTAG
- the mlaE gene encoding lipid asymmetry maintenance ABC transporter permease subunit MlaE, protein MNFFREILSKLGRATINSIWRLGEASIFMVRVVSRSSIVLRRPSLLVAEIHFAGVLSLVIIIVSALFVGLVLGLQGYETLKRYGSTGAVGTLVALSLVRELGPVVSALLFASRAGSAITAEIGIMKTTEQLSAMEMMAVDPHARVLAPMFWGGFISMPLLAAIFSAMGIIGGYLITVVVIGVDSGAFWSQMQSSVDFHHDILNGVIKSVVFGTAVSAIAVYEGYAALPTAEGVSRAVTRTVVTSALAVLALDFVLTAFMFTGAH, encoded by the coding sequence ATGAATTTTTTCCGCGAGATACTGTCAAAACTCGGCAGGGCCACTATTAACTCGATATGGAGACTTGGAGAAGCAAGTATTTTTATGGTGCGAGTTGTCTCGCGCTCATCAATCGTTCTGCGTCGTCCCAGTCTGCTTGTCGCAGAGATACACTTTGCGGGTGTCTTATCCTTGGTGATCATTATCGTCTCTGCACTTTTTGTTGGCTTGGTGCTGGGGTTGCAGGGGTATGAGACGCTTAAAAGATATGGATCGACCGGGGCTGTGGGGACACTGGTGGCGCTTTCATTAGTGCGCGAACTAGGACCAGTGGTCTCGGCCTTGTTGTTCGCGAGTCGCGCTGGATCCGCGATAACCGCTGAGATTGGCATCATGAAAACAACGGAGCAACTTTCTGCAATGGAGATGATGGCGGTCGATCCACACGCGCGTGTGTTAGCTCCTATGTTCTGGGGTGGATTTATTTCGATGCCTTTGCTGGCGGCCATTTTTTCTGCAATGGGTATTATTGGAGGCTACCTAATTACTGTTGTGGTGATTGGGGTTGATTCAGGGGCTTTTTGGTCCCAAATGCAGTCGAGTGTTGATTTTCATCACGATATTTTGAATGGTGTTATTAAGAGTGTTGTTTTTGGGACTGCTGTGAGTGCCATAGCAGTCTATGAGGGATACGCCGCACTGCCGACTGCTGAAGGTGTCTCTAGAGCGGTAACAAGAACCGTGGTGACGTCTGCGCTGGCTGTGTTAGCGTTGGATTTTGTTTTGACCGCATTTATGTTTACGGGGGCACATTAA
- a CDS encoding ABC transporter ATP-binding protein yields MDGTACPALEIKAVSKSFGSVNAVRNVSFSVPRGEFFGLLGPNGAGKTTLINSVAGLCRVDSGSIKVMGHDVLGDYQSARHALGVVPQELVFDPFFTVRQTLTFQSGYFGVKKNDVWIDEILFGLNLTEKANANMRSLSGGMKRRVLVAQALVHRPPVIILDEPTAGVDVDLRKNLWLFIQKLNDEGHTIVLTTHYLEEAESLCSRIGMLKNGELVMIESTDRLLQRDKECVIRFRVKQPAKAGLSPLETLLPDTVCVESGEYLVRVSNPSEIEGVLRSVRELEYHIDTLETENEDLEDVFLSIMRASPERSE; encoded by the coding sequence ATGGATGGTACGGCATGCCCCGCTCTTGAGATCAAGGCAGTTTCGAAATCATTCGGATCTGTTAACGCGGTGAGGAATGTTAGTTTCTCGGTCCCTCGTGGTGAGTTTTTTGGGCTTCTTGGGCCAAACGGAGCGGGGAAGACAACGTTGATTAATTCCGTAGCAGGGCTTTGCCGCGTGGATAGCGGATCAATAAAAGTCATGGGTCATGACGTTTTGGGAGACTATCAATCTGCTCGACATGCTTTAGGAGTTGTTCCTCAAGAATTGGTATTTGATCCCTTCTTTACTGTTAGACAAACACTGACGTTTCAATCGGGATACTTCGGGGTTAAAAAAAATGATGTTTGGATCGACGAGATACTGTTTGGCTTAAATTTGACAGAAAAGGCGAATGCCAATATGCGATCGCTATCAGGAGGTATGAAGAGGCGAGTATTAGTTGCTCAGGCATTGGTGCATCGGCCTCCTGTAATTATATTAGATGAGCCGACCGCCGGGGTTGATGTGGATTTAAGAAAGAATCTTTGGTTGTTCATTCAAAAGTTGAATGATGAGGGCCACACGATAGTGCTCACGACGCACTACTTAGAAGAGGCTGAGAGTCTTTGTAGCCGCATCGGAATGCTGAAAAATGGTGAACTCGTGATGATTGAGTCTACGGATCGTTTGTTGCAAAGGGATAAAGAGTGTGTGATTCGTTTTCGGGTGAAACAACCAGCGAAAGCAGGTTTATCTCCTCTTGAAACTCTCTTGCCTGATACGGTGTGTGTCGAGTCAGGGGAATATCTTGTTAGAGTTTCAAATCCATCGGAGATTGAGGGTGTTCTTCGGTCAGTGCGTGAGTTGGAGTATCACATCGATACGCTGGAAACGGAGAACGAAGATCTCGAGGATGTCTTTTTGTCGATCATGAGAGCTAGCCCGGAGCGGTCAGAATAA